A DNA window from Rhineura floridana isolate rRhiFlo1 chromosome 11, rRhiFlo1.hap2, whole genome shotgun sequence contains the following coding sequences:
- the LOC133367013 gene encoding olfactory receptor 5V1-like → MGKNQSNPSTFILLGFGNHFELRILFFISFLVIYALSIFGNLLIVLLIVVEQHLHTPMYFFLLNLACLEICYTSTILPRMLGSFITGDRSISIMGCITQYYFFCFWAASECYLLAMMSFDRYLAISKPLHYTSIMNARLCIQLAVTSWISGLLTTIIVTSFLVQLTFCGSNEIDDFFCDVYPVANLSCSNTHLVKLATFIVGLMGTGPPFLLTLASYVCIILSVLRIKSKAAQQKVFATCSSHLIVVTVFYGSLVFVYVIPETETLKKLHKTFSFFYTILTPMCNPLIYSLRNREVKEALSKSFRKFRNRVS, encoded by the coding sequence atgggaaaaaatcAGTCAAACCCTTCAACGTTCATCCTTCTGGGATTTGGCAATCACTTTGAACTGAGAATTCTCTTCTTCATATCGTTCCTTGTCATCTATGCTTTGTCAATTTTTGGAAATCTCCTAATTGTTTTGCTGATTGTAGTTGAGCAGCATCTTCATACCCCCATGTATTTTTTcctcttgaacttggcctgcttAGAGATCTGCTACACTTCAACCATCCTTCCAAGGATGCTGGGCAGTTTCATCACTGGGGATAGGTCCATATCTATTATGGGATGCATCACACAATACTATTTCTTTTGTTTCTGGGCAGCCTCAGAATGCTATCTTCTGGCAATGATGTCTTTTGACCGATATTTGGCAATAAGCAAACCTTTGCACTACACATCTATTATGAATGCTAGACTTTGCATCCAGTTAGCAGTCACATCTTGGATAAGCGGACTATTGACCACCATTATTGTAACTTCTTTTTTGGTACAACTAACTTTCTGTGGGTCCAATGAAATTGATGATTTCTTTTGTGATGTGTATCCTGTGGCAAACCTCTCCTGCAGCAATACCCATCTAGTAAAACTTGCAACTTTTATTGTAGGGTTAATGGGAACAGGTCCCCCTTTTCTACTGACCTTGGCTTCTTATGTCTGTATTATTCTCAGTGTCTTGCGAATTAAATCCAAAGCCGCACAGCAGAAGGTCTTTGCCACTTGTTCTTCTCATCTGATTGTTGTGACAGTTTTCTATGGGTCATTAGTCTTTGTTTATGTCATCCCAGAAACAGAAACACTGAAGAAGCTACATAAAACCTTCTCTTTCTTCTACACCATCTTGACTCCCATGTGCAACCCCCTCATATACAGTTTGAGAAACAGAGAGGTGAAGGAAGCTCTGTCCAAATCGTTCAGAAAATTCAGAAACAGGGTTTCATAG